Proteins from a genomic interval of Piscinibacter sp. HJYY11:
- a CDS encoding methyl-accepting chemotaxis protein — MNNQAMKLGTKLGLAFFAMVLLTMVVGGFSLSRVASVNSSTEDIATNWLPSIKVLGEVRTFANQMRRVEADHVMAVDAAEMAAMEKRIDELKASLNDAMARYEPMISSDEERSLYSVFRREKEAYLTIQAKLIEVSRGGEKTADQTKAMFRGASRAAFNAMTGEVGKLVELNSKGSEASAAEAKATYQAAIVWASVLILLAVVTAAVLGFVIVRGVKRQLGGEPGDAADLAQRVADGDLSTPIHLEPGDQTSMLAALKRMQESLVTIVTDVRENADGVATASAQIAQGNLDLSSRTEEQASALQQTAASMEQLGSTVKHNAENARQASQLAGGASGVAGQGGTVVSQVVATMKEIDESSKRIADIIGVIDGIAFQTNILALNAAVEAARAGEQGRGFAVVAGEVRTLAQRSAEAAKEIKSLITASVERVGRGSEQVGEAGKKMDEIVSSIRRVTDIMGEISAASQEQSAGVTQIGEAVTQMDQVTQQNAALVEESAAAADSLQTQARRLVAAVSVFKLAGAAHTASHGLRSSAAPEPQPAKKTVVKPSVKKAEAPASGKAPAQQAAEPVKAGSEEWATF; from the coding sequence ATGAACAACCAAGCTATGAAGCTGGGCACGAAGCTCGGGCTGGCCTTTTTTGCCATGGTCCTGCTGACGATGGTGGTCGGGGGCTTTTCCTTGAGCCGAGTCGCAAGCGTCAATTCCTCGACTGAAGACATCGCCACCAATTGGCTTCCCAGCATCAAAGTGTTGGGCGAGGTTCGCACCTTCGCCAATCAGATGCGCCGTGTGGAGGCGGATCACGTGATGGCCGTCGACGCCGCCGAGATGGCGGCGATGGAAAAGCGCATCGACGAACTGAAGGCGTCGCTCAACGACGCGATGGCGCGCTATGAGCCGATGATTTCCTCGGACGAGGAACGCTCGCTCTACTCGGTGTTTCGCCGCGAGAAAGAAGCCTACTTGACGATCCAGGCCAAGCTGATCGAGGTTTCTCGCGGTGGCGAGAAGACGGCCGACCAGACCAAGGCCATGTTCCGAGGGGCGTCTCGCGCCGCATTCAACGCCATGACCGGCGAGGTCGGCAAGCTGGTGGAGCTGAACAGCAAGGGTTCGGAGGCTTCCGCTGCCGAGGCCAAGGCCACCTACCAGGCTGCCATTGTCTGGGCGTCCGTCCTGATCCTGCTCGCAGTGGTCACCGCCGCGGTGCTGGGGTTTGTCATTGTGCGAGGCGTCAAACGCCAGCTGGGGGGTGAGCCTGGTGATGCAGCCGACCTGGCCCAGCGCGTGGCCGACGGCGATCTGTCGACGCCGATCCATCTGGAACCGGGTGACCAGACCAGCATGCTCGCAGCGCTGAAACGCATGCAGGAGAGCCTGGTCACGATCGTCACCGACGTGCGAGAGAACGCGGACGGCGTGGCGACCGCATCGGCCCAGATCGCACAAGGCAATCTTGACCTGAGCAGCCGCACGGAAGAGCAGGCGAGCGCATTGCAGCAAACCGCGGCCTCGATGGAGCAACTCGGTTCGACGGTCAAGCACAACGCAGAGAACGCGCGGCAGGCGTCTCAACTGGCGGGTGGCGCGTCCGGCGTGGCGGGCCAGGGCGGCACGGTCGTCAGCCAGGTCGTCGCCACCATGAAGGAGATCGACGAATCGTCGAAGCGCATCGCCGACATCATCGGCGTCATCGACGGCATCGCGTTCCAGACCAACATTCTTGCGCTCAATGCAGCGGTGGAGGCGGCTCGCGCCGGCGAGCAGGGCCGCGGCTTCGCGGTGGTGGCCGGCGAAGTGCGCACGCTCGCGCAGCGCAGTGCGGAAGCTGCCAAGGAGATCAAGTCGCTCATCACTGCGAGCGTTGAGCGCGTCGGCCGCGGAAGCGAACAGGTCGGCGAAGCTGGAAAGAAGATGGACGAGATCGTCTCCTCCATCCGCCGTGTGACCGACATCATGGGCGAGATCAGCGCTGCCTCTCAGGAGCAGAGCGCGGGCGTGACCCAGATCGGAGAGGCCGTGACCCAGATGGACCAAGTGACACAGCAGAACGCCGCACTTGTCGAAGAAAGTGCGGCGGCTGCCGACAGCTTGCAGACCCAGGCACGCCGGCTGGTGGCGGCGGTGTCGGTGTTCAAGCTGGCGGGTGCTGCACACACGGCGTCACATGGGCTGCGCTCGTCTGCCGCGCCTGAGCCGCAGCCGGCCAAAAAGACCGTCGTCAAGCCATCGGTGAAGAAGGCGGAAGCCCCAGCGTCGGGCAAGGCCCCGGCACAGCAGGCCGCTGAACCGGTGAAAGCCGGGTCCGAAGAATGGGCAACGTTCTGA
- a CDS encoding polyhydroxyalkanoic acid system family protein — MANPLKVDIPHQLGRAEARRRIESGFENLVRQLPGGTGTCTQRWEGDRLTFTLATMGQTVPGRINVLETSVAIEVELPGLLGQIASAFKGRLQKAGQLLLTKK, encoded by the coding sequence ATGGCCAACCCACTCAAGGTCGACATCCCCCACCAACTTGGTCGCGCGGAAGCGCGTCGCCGTATCGAGAGCGGCTTCGAGAACCTCGTCCGCCAGCTTCCTGGCGGTACGGGCACCTGCACGCAACGCTGGGAGGGTGACCGTCTGACATTCACCCTCGCCACGATGGGGCAGACCGTTCCCGGCCGCATCAATGTGCTGGAGACATCGGTGGCGATCGAGGTCGAACTCCCCGGGCTGCTCGGTCAGATCGCAAGCGCCTTCAAGGGCCGGCTGCAAAAGGCGGGGCAACTGTTGTTGACCAAGAAATGA
- a CDS encoding response regulator transcription factor has product MSRIYLVDDHPIVRESLATLLESRGHEVVGQSDDLTRSLSEIVRLSPEVVLLDLSVGSRSGLEILAQIKERGLSARVVVLSSSQNADHVAEAMQMGAAAYVLKGSPIEDLLSAVAAAAFGRTFLAKEESALAAAGRSGSNAGEDDLSPRERQIVVMVARGASSAEIGEELHLSPKTVDTYRSRLMAKLGLKDVPAVVRWAIRAKLIDANER; this is encoded by the coding sequence CATCCGATCGTCCGTGAGAGTCTCGCGACGCTGCTCGAGAGCCGCGGTCACGAGGTGGTGGGCCAGTCGGATGACTTGACTCGGTCGCTGTCGGAGATCGTCCGGTTGTCGCCCGAGGTCGTGCTTCTGGACCTGTCCGTGGGAAGCCGATCAGGTCTCGAGATCCTGGCCCAGATCAAGGAACGTGGGCTGAGCGCGCGCGTGGTGGTGCTGAGCAGTTCTCAAAACGCGGACCATGTCGCGGAAGCCATGCAAATGGGAGCCGCCGCCTACGTGCTCAAGGGCTCACCCATCGAAGATCTGCTGTCTGCCGTGGCCGCTGCCGCCTTCGGGCGAACCTTTCTTGCCAAGGAAGAATCAGCTCTGGCAGCGGCAGGCCGATCAGGCTCGAACGCTGGAGAAGACGACCTGTCACCGCGAGAACGTCAAATCGTCGTGATGGTCGCGCGAGGCGCGTCGAGCGCAGAGATCGGTGAGGAGCTGCACCTGTCGCCGAAGACCGTCGATACCTACCGCAGCCGCCTCATGGCAAAACTGGGCCTGAAGGACGTGCCTGCGGTGGTTCGCTGGGCGATCCGCGCCAAGTTGATCGACGCGAACGAGCGTTAG
- a CDS encoding sensor histidine kinase produces MRLSTFISNNLDAILAHWVAFAREQAPQAANLDVVALLDHGRLILEEIAADMRRPQDDAERQAKSEGNSASASQSNDVPSRSHARQRERQGFEVEQLVAEYRALRATVLRLWVADSNEAQVQDFEDITRFNEAVDQAIAESLKVFVVEVNRSRDLFLGILGHDLRGPLSTISACVAVEMRARPSGSPQSAVILRSVAQMRALLDDMVEYTRHRLGSELAIDPSSLQLDHFARNTLEEIQAISRGHALELDVRGDMQGEWDARRLHQALSNLVFNAMKYGVPDAPIHISLDGTSKDELVLGVQNSGKPIPPSLMGRLFDPLVRQGGEDEGADSQVAGANLGLGLYVVQQIAKAHGGTVAVTSDASATRFELRLPRISVR; encoded by the coding sequence ATGCGCCTCTCAACGTTCATCAGCAACAACCTCGACGCGATCCTGGCGCATTGGGTGGCATTCGCACGCGAACAGGCGCCCCAGGCAGCAAACTTGGACGTGGTCGCCCTGCTCGACCATGGACGGCTGATCCTCGAAGAGATAGCCGCCGACATGCGAAGACCGCAGGACGATGCTGAACGGCAGGCCAAGTCCGAGGGCAACAGTGCCAGCGCTTCTCAGTCGAATGACGTCCCGTCTCGCAGCCACGCACGCCAGAGGGAGAGGCAGGGATTTGAGGTCGAACAACTCGTCGCCGAGTACCGGGCGCTGCGTGCGACCGTGCTTCGCTTGTGGGTCGCTGACTCGAACGAAGCGCAGGTGCAGGATTTTGAAGACATCACGCGCTTCAACGAAGCCGTCGACCAAGCCATTGCCGAGTCGTTGAAGGTCTTCGTGGTCGAGGTCAACCGGTCACGTGATCTGTTTCTTGGCATCTTGGGGCACGACCTGCGCGGGCCACTCAGCACGATCTCGGCGTGCGTCGCTGTCGAAATGCGTGCCCGTCCAAGCGGTTCACCGCAATCAGCAGTCATCCTGCGTAGCGTCGCGCAGATGAGGGCACTGCTGGACGACATGGTCGAGTACACGCGCCATCGCCTCGGTTCCGAACTGGCGATCGACCCTTCGAGCCTTCAACTCGACCATTTCGCCCGCAACACCTTGGAAGAGATCCAGGCGATCAGCCGTGGGCATGCGCTCGAGCTTGACGTCAGAGGGGACATGCAGGGTGAATGGGACGCTCGGCGCCTGCACCAAGCGCTCTCCAATCTTGTCTTCAATGCCATGAAGTACGGCGTTCCCGATGCTCCCATCCACATCTCTTTGGACGGCACGAGCAAGGATGAACTGGTGCTTGGCGTGCAGAACTCCGGAAAGCCCATCCCTCCAAGCTTGATGGGGAGGCTCTTTGATCCGCTTGTTCGCCAAGGGGGTGAGGACGAGGGCGCCGATTCTCAGGTCGCAGGTGCCAACCTGGGACTTGGCCTGTATGTCGTGCAACAGATTGCCAAAGCGCACGGAGGCACTGTTGCGGTGACCTCTGACGCTTCCGCAACGCGCTTTGAACTGCGGTTGCCACGAATCTCGGTGCGTTGA
- a CDS encoding chemotaxis protein CheW: MSEVITAPLPGAISSRSKPTGAKVADTLVDAAIREFLAFKLGSEEYGIDLLRVQEIRSYEEPTRIANAPEFMKGVLNLRGVIVPVVDMRLRFNLPEARYDGLTVLIVLNLHSRIVGMVVDSVSDVITLSGDQMRAVPEFASNVPTDHLLAIGAIDDRMLILVDIVKFMSSADMGLLNH; the protein is encoded by the coding sequence ATGTCTGAAGTCATCACTGCCCCTCTTCCCGGGGCCATCTCTTCCCGGAGCAAGCCGACCGGCGCGAAAGTCGCCGACACACTCGTCGACGCGGCGATCCGTGAATTTCTTGCGTTCAAGCTCGGGAGCGAGGAGTACGGCATCGACCTCCTTCGCGTGCAGGAGATCCGCTCGTACGAGGAACCCACGCGAATCGCAAACGCGCCTGAATTCATGAAGGGCGTGCTCAACCTGCGCGGCGTCATCGTTCCAGTCGTCGACATGCGCTTGAGGTTCAACCTCCCGGAGGCGCGATACGACGGCCTCACGGTGCTGATCGTGCTCAACCTGCACTCCCGCATCGTTGGCATGGTCGTCGACTCCGTCTCAGACGTCATCACGCTGTCGGGTGACCAGATGCGCGCCGTCCCGGAGTTCGCGTCGAACGTACCAACCGATCACTTGTTGGCCATCGGCGCGATCGACGACCGCATGCTCATTCTGGTCGACATCGTGAAGTTCATGTCCAGTGCCGACATGGGTCTTCTGAACCATTGA
- a CDS encoding DUF1615 domain-containing protein, translated as MTFNRASNSTHTIGLLSLMAALAGCAGPPPASKPEGLGPTAARRVVTAVLQDKTTSAEGWAVDIHAALATLEVPSTVENLCAVMAVIEQESGYQADPAVPGLPAIAWKEIERRADQAGVPMLAVRAALSVESPNGRSFSERLNAVKTERQLSEIFEDFIGMVPLGQRFLANSNPVRTGGPMQVSIAFAQAHAEKRRYPYAVDGSIRHEVFTRRGGIYFGAAHLLDYEAPYDRPIYRFADFNAGRFASRNAGFQSALALASGLPLALDGDLVSRSDTARAGETERAALSLANRLKLSDGEVRRDLEMGDAPGLEKTALYQRVFAYAEELDARKLPRAVVPRIHLKSPKFTRKLTTQWFATRVDERYGRCVDRLGALVRG; from the coding sequence ATGACGTTCAATCGAGCCAGCAATTCGACACACACGATCGGGCTGCTGTCGCTCATGGCAGCGCTCGCCGGCTGCGCCGGGCCGCCCCCCGCATCGAAGCCGGAGGGCCTCGGCCCCACTGCGGCGCGCCGGGTGGTGACTGCGGTGCTCCAAGACAAGACCACGAGCGCCGAAGGCTGGGCTGTGGACATCCATGCCGCCCTGGCCACGCTCGAAGTGCCCTCGACCGTGGAGAACCTGTGCGCCGTGATGGCGGTGATCGAGCAGGAGTCCGGCTACCAGGCCGACCCTGCCGTGCCCGGGCTGCCAGCCATTGCGTGGAAGGAGATCGAACGCCGAGCGGATCAAGCGGGCGTGCCGATGCTCGCTGTGCGCGCAGCGCTCAGCGTCGAATCGCCGAATGGCCGCAGCTTTTCAGAGCGGCTCAACGCCGTGAAAACTGAGCGGCAGCTAAGCGAGATATTCGAAGACTTCATCGGCATGGTGCCGCTAGGCCAACGCTTTCTGGCGAACAGCAACCCGGTGCGCACGGGCGGCCCGATGCAGGTGAGCATCGCCTTTGCGCAAGCGCACGCCGAAAAGCGGCGCTACCCCTACGCCGTCGATGGCTCGATCCGCCACGAGGTGTTCACACGACGCGGCGGCATCTATTTCGGTGCCGCCCACTTGCTGGACTACGAAGCGCCTTACGACCGCCCGATCTACCGCTTCGCCGATTTCAACGCGGGCCGCTTTGCGAGCCGAAACGCCGGCTTCCAGAGCGCGCTGGCGTTGGCCTCCGGCCTGCCGCTCGCGCTCGACGGAGATCTGGTCTCGCGCTCGGACACCGCGCGCGCGGGTGAAACGGAACGCGCCGCGCTGTCGCTTGCGAACCGGCTGAAGCTGAGCGATGGCGAGGTGCGGCGCGACCTCGAGATGGGCGACGCACCGGGTCTGGAAAAGACGGCGCTGTACCAGCGGGTGTTCGCCTACGCCGAGGAACTCGACGCCCGCAAGCTCCCACGCGCCGTGGTGCCGCGCATCCATCTCAAGAGCCCAAAGTTCACGCGCAAGTTGACGACGCAGTGGTTCGCGACGAGAGTGGATGAACGGTACGGGCGGTGCGTCGACCGCTTGGGGGCGCTGGTCCGCGGCTAG
- a CDS encoding ATP-binding protein — protein MKPNSALAFAGAGVALVLASHGIATGWERLFQVALAASVAVLAGMTLVQHVTGVDFAIDGFLGVHGNISAQGGALRMAPATAFAFVAIGTGLLLQGLRAAPALRQIAFGSALLVAVMAALGYLFDVRHLYAAGIYSSVALHTAIGLILLSAGCLLVRPTEGLLTILVSRSAGGLVIRRLMPIAFVAPPLFVWVRFHAEQEGVLPPAAAAAAVTTANIVLLAGMICYAAILVRRLDTEARGMREAERRQRAQLDGIINTAMDAVVVINDAQQIVLFNAAAEAMFGRTSASMLGSGLQALLPASAQATHASLVRGFAFERSEVRRMGATRPVTGVRANGESFPIEASISKLEVDGERFYTAILRDITQRQRDAEAVLLAEVHSKTKSSFLAHMSHEIRTPLNAIIGLASLLGRTSLNHEQRDRLEKIDVAGRHLLSVVNDILDISKIEAGQLTIEEADFDLLAVLHNVCSLMGTQAESKGLLLVLRAEGAPRWVRGDATRLRQAMLNYAGNAVKFTERGQVSLELILVAEDDEGFLVRFQVEDTGIGIEPEKLDKLFSAFEQAEATTTRRYGGSGLGLAITKRLAELMGGAVGASSQPGQGSMFWFTARVARARSQMPTPAPTDMTAGELLRSRHKGARILLAEDHPVNREIAVALLDDVGLTVDTVTNGREAVARARAGGYSLALLDMQMPLMGGVEAAKVIRALPEWGDTPILAFTANVFEDDREACRAAGMTGFIGKPVEPQALYGALLRALDLRGAVRPDEGGEAPKPAVNAEPDLAAQLRALPGVDWQYGLSLTNGDPRRFVRLLRAMVEHSMADLARLQAAVDKPDEATTIALLHFMRGAAASVGAHALAAHLEAFEAHVGAWTDRAEAERHFQNITGDLHALERALEQLK, from the coding sequence ATGAAACCCAATTCCGCGCTGGCTTTCGCCGGGGCAGGCGTTGCGCTGGTGCTCGCCTCGCACGGAATCGCCACCGGGTGGGAACGGCTTTTCCAGGTGGCCCTCGCCGCTTCGGTGGCCGTGCTGGCCGGCATGACGCTGGTTCAGCATGTGACGGGAGTCGACTTCGCCATCGATGGCTTTCTCGGCGTCCACGGAAACATCTCCGCTCAGGGCGGCGCATTGCGCATGGCACCCGCCACTGCATTCGCGTTCGTTGCGATCGGCACGGGGCTGCTGCTGCAAGGCCTTCGCGCCGCGCCGGCATTGCGGCAGATCGCGTTTGGCTCTGCTTTGCTGGTCGCTGTGATGGCAGCGCTTGGTTATTTGTTCGACGTGCGCCACCTTTACGCGGCCGGCATCTATTCGTCCGTGGCGTTGCATACCGCCATCGGACTCATCTTGCTGAGTGCCGGTTGCCTGCTCGTTCGACCCACCGAAGGACTGCTCACGATCCTGGTGAGCCGGTCTGCCGGCGGCCTCGTGATCCGGCGGCTCATGCCCATCGCGTTCGTTGCCCCGCCGCTGTTCGTATGGGTTCGTTTCCATGCGGAGCAGGAAGGGGTGCTTCCACCTGCGGCAGCCGCAGCGGCGGTGACCACTGCCAACATTGTCTTGCTGGCGGGGATGATCTGCTACGCCGCAATCCTGGTGCGACGCCTCGACACGGAGGCCCGGGGAATGCGGGAGGCCGAGCGGCGGCAGCGCGCCCAACTGGATGGAATCATCAACACCGCGATGGATGCCGTGGTGGTCATCAACGACGCCCAGCAGATCGTGCTCTTCAATGCCGCGGCTGAGGCCATGTTCGGCCGCACGTCGGCCAGCATGCTGGGATCAGGCCTGCAGGCACTTCTGCCTGCGTCTGCGCAGGCGACGCACGCAAGTCTGGTGAGGGGCTTTGCCTTCGAGCGCTCTGAAGTACGGCGCATGGGCGCGACCCGACCGGTCACAGGGGTGCGGGCAAATGGCGAGAGCTTCCCCATCGAGGCATCGATTTCGAAGCTCGAAGTCGATGGCGAGCGCTTCTACACCGCAATCCTCAGGGACATCACGCAACGGCAACGTGATGCGGAGGCGGTACTCCTCGCGGAAGTCCACAGCAAGACCAAATCGTCCTTCCTGGCGCACATGAGCCACGAGATTCGCACGCCTCTGAATGCCATCATCGGCCTGGCGAGCTTGCTGGGACGCACGTCACTGAACCACGAGCAGCGTGATCGGCTGGAGAAGATTGACGTCGCCGGGCGGCACCTGCTCTCCGTGGTGAATGACATCCTGGACATATCGAAGATCGAGGCAGGTCAACTCACGATCGAAGAAGCCGACTTCGACCTTCTGGCGGTCTTGCACAACGTGTGCTCCCTGATGGGGACCCAAGCCGAATCGAAGGGACTCTTGCTGGTCCTTCGTGCCGAAGGAGCTCCAAGATGGGTTCGCGGCGATGCGACGCGTCTGCGACAAGCGATGTTGAACTATGCGGGCAATGCCGTGAAGTTCACCGAGCGCGGTCAGGTGTCGCTGGAGCTCATCCTGGTGGCCGAGGACGACGAAGGGTTTCTCGTTCGATTTCAGGTCGAAGACACCGGCATCGGGATCGAGCCCGAAAAACTGGACAAACTGTTCAGCGCCTTCGAGCAGGCGGAAGCCACGACGACGCGCCGCTACGGGGGCTCGGGTCTCGGGCTCGCCATCACCAAGCGCCTTGCCGAACTCATGGGTGGCGCCGTTGGCGCAAGCAGCCAACCGGGGCAAGGCTCGATGTTCTGGTTCACGGCGCGTGTCGCTCGTGCTCGCAGCCAGATGCCCACCCCCGCACCGACGGACATGACAGCAGGGGAATTGCTGCGCTCACGCCACAAGGGCGCGCGCATCCTGCTGGCGGAGGACCACCCCGTGAACCGCGAAATCGCCGTCGCGTTGCTGGACGACGTGGGCCTGACGGTCGATACGGTGACCAACGGCCGTGAGGCGGTGGCACGGGCTCGCGCCGGCGGGTATTCGCTGGCGTTGCTGGACATGCAGATGCCGCTCATGGGCGGCGTTGAAGCTGCGAAGGTCATCCGGGCCTTGCCCGAGTGGGGTGACACCCCGATCCTCGCGTTCACGGCCAATGTCTTCGAAGACGACCGCGAGGCATGCCGGGCCGCAGGAATGACCGGCTTCATCGGCAAGCCCGTTGAACCACAAGCCCTGTACGGGGCGCTGCTGAGAGCGCTTGACCTGCGCGGCGCGGTACGACCTGACGAGGGTGGCGAGGCACCCAAACCCGCCGTGAACGCAGAGCCGGATCTGGCGGCACAACTGCGGGCACTTCCAGGGGTCGACTGGCAGTACGGGCTGTCTCTCACCAATGGAGACCCGCGCCGATTCGTACGCTTGCTGCGCGCCATGGTCGAGCACAGCATGGCAGACCTCGCAAGGCTTCAGGCGGCCGTGGACAAACCTGACGAAGCCACCACGATTGCCCTGCTCCATTTCATGCGCGGCGCAGCGGCGAGTGTCGGCGCCCATGCACTCGCAGCGCACCTGGAGGCGTTCGAGGCGCATGTCGGCGCCTGGACCGATCGAGCAGAAGCCGAGCGCCATTTCCAGAACATCACTGGAGACCTGCACGCACTCGAGCGCGCACTGGAACAGTTGAAGTAG